The genomic stretch TTTTTTTGAAAAAAAGTAAAAAAGGTGTTAATACATTTAAGTACCAACACCAAAAATTATACACCCTCTATTTAAAGTTTGAAAAAATAATATTAAATTTAAAAAAATTTTTAAATTCTTGTTACTTTAACTAAATATTTTTCAAAAATAAAGGTAGTTTTAAAAATAAAAAGTTGATTTTTTAAAGAAAACATGTTAATATAATTTTAAAAATTTTATGTCTTGAAACAGTATTAAAAATATTAAAAAAAAAACTAAATAACTGTTTTACGATTGAAAACGAAAAAAGTAAAGGAGAAAAAGAGAATGGAGCAAAATTTACAAGCTAAAAAAACAAGTAGATTAGATAAGTTTCTTAACTTTGTTGAAGTTGCAGGAAACAAGTTACCACATCCAGTAGCGATGTTCTTTGGATTCTTTGTGATAACAATTATCTTTTCTTTTATCCTATCTAAAATGGGAGTATCAGTAACTTATTCTGAAATTTCAAAAACTACAGGGGAAGTAGTTAGAAAAACAACTACTGTTCAAAACTTATTAACTTCTTCTGGTATTAGAGGAATATTTACATCAGCAGTTAAAAACTTTACTGGACATGCTGCTTTAGGATCAATAGTTGTAGCAATGCTTGGAGTTGGACTTGCAGATGGAACTGGACTATTAAGTTCATTAATTAAAAAATTAGTGTTATCTACACCAAAGGTTTTAGTGTCAGCAATAGTTGTATTTGCAGGGGTTATGTCAAATATAGCTTCAGATGCTGGGTATGTTGTACTTATCCCATTGGGAGCAGTAATATTTGCATCTTTTGGTAGACATCCATTAGCAGGGATAGCAGCAGCATTTGCAGGAGTATCTGGAGGATTCTCAGCTAACTTATTAATAGGAACAACTGACCCTCTACTTGGAGGAATTAGTACTTCAGCAGCTCAAATTGTATTACCAGGATATTCAGTAGATGCAACAGCAAACTATTTCTTTATGTTTGCATCAACATTCTTAATTACAATAATAGGTGCATGGCTTACTGATAAAGTAGTTGAGCCAAGATTGGGAGAGTATACAGGACCAAAATTAGAAGTAGATGCTAACTCAGAATTGACAGCTCAAGAGAGAAAAGGATTAAGAGTATCTCTTTTATCTATAATAATATTTGTAATAGTAATCCTATTTATGGTGTTACCTGAAAATGCTATTTTCAAATTAACAGAAAAAGAGATTGCAGAGTTTGTTAAAGCTAACCACAGACAACCAGGAACAATGGAACTTTTAAAACCTTTCTTTGGACAATCAATAGTATTTGTTTTAATGTTAGCATTTTTTATACCTGGATTATGTTATGGAGTTACAGCAGGAACTGTTAAATCTCATAAAGATGTAATAAAAGCTTTAGTAAAAGCAATGTCTTCTTGTGGGCAAGTATTTGTTATTATCTTTATATCTGCTCAATTCGTATATGTGTTTACAAAATCAAATATTGGAATTGTAATAGCTGTAAACTTAGCAAATATCTTAAAAGATATGGGAGTTACAGGGGTTGCAGCAGCAGTTGGATTGATTTTCCTAACAGCTTTTGTAAACCTATTTATTGGAGGAGCTTCATCAAAATGGTTAATGCTTTCGCCAGTATTTATACCGATGTTTGTTGAATTAGGACTTACACCAGAATATACACAATTAGCATATAGAATTGGAGATTCAACAACAAATATTATTTCTCCATTGATGTCTTACTTCCCAATTATAGTAGGATTTGCTGCTAAATACTCTAAAAATGAAGAGGATATGGGAATGGGAACTATTATTGCAATGATGTTACCATACTCAATGGCATTCCTATTTGCTTGGACAGGATTATTCTTAATTTGGACATTCTTAGGACTTCCTATTGGACCAGGAGTAAAAATGTTTATGTAATAAAAAAGCTTAGTAGATCATTATTGATTTACTAAGCTTTTTTCTATGATTAAAACTATAATTTATCGTTCTAATTTACATTAACAAAACTTATATTTTTTAACATCAAGTTGTCTCCATGTCAGTGAATAAAGAATCCCTATAGCTTATTTCGTTGAAAATGCAAAACTCGGCTATGCCTCAAACACGTTGCATTTTCTTAACTGCATTTCGCTGAGGGTTTATAAAAAATCGTTGTAGCACAGGACTTCGCCTGTGTCTCAAAAGTAATAGTCGTTTGCACTCCTTTACTTTTGGAAATTACATCAACTTGATGTTAGGGATAATTATTTTTAATACTCCTAATATCAGCTAAATGTAATTTGGAGAAGAATATTAGAGAGAGTTACGAAATCTGACGCTAAAAATTCCGACGTGTTTGAACGAAGTGAGTTTCGGAATTTTAGTCAGATGAGTGTTACTCTCTCTTTATTCTTTGACATGGAATTTAGCTGATATTTAAAAGAAATAGAAACAACTTAACTTGACTAATAATCGCTAATGCAAAGGCACTTTGTCAAAATCTAACGATACATAAGAAAAAATAAATTTAGTTAGATATATTATAGTTTATCTATTTATTCTAAACTTTGACTAGCAGCCATTAAGAAAGGAACTACCTGTTTCTTTCTAGAAACTACTCCTTCTAACCAAGCAGTATTATTTTCAAGTTTTACACTGAAAGCTCTCTCTACAAGTTCTGGGAAATCTCCAACAACAATAGCAAAAGATCCAGACTTAATAATATCTGTAATTACTAAGATAAACATAGAGTAATTAGCATTTTTATTTATCTCTTTCATAGTCTTTTCAAGATCAACTTGTTTGCTTAAAACTCCAGCTACGTCAACTGTATTTATTTGAGCAATAGCCATATGAATACCATTCATTGAAAACTCTTTCATATCAGTAGTTAAAATTTCAAATGGAGTTCTATTAGCTAAAGATGTTCCAGCTATAAGCATATTCATTCCATACTCTTCATAGTCATGAATCTCACAAATTTGTGAAAGCTCTTTAACTGTATCAATATCCTTTTGAGTACAAGTAGGAGATTTAAATAATAGTGTATCTGAAAGGATAGCACTCATCATAAGTCCAGCAGCTTTTTTACTAGGAACAACTCTAGCATCTTTGAAAAGTTCATATACAATAGTACATGTACATCCTACTATTTCAGCATTTATTTTAACAGGTTCATCAGTTATAAAGTTACCAAATTTATGGTGATCTATAACTTGAAGAATTTTAGCATCTTGTAATCCATCAACAGAGTGAGCTCTCTCATTGTGATCTACTAAAATAACTTGTTTTCTAGTAAAGTTGATTAAGTTCTTAGTTCTAATAGTTCCATAAACAGTTCCATCTTTTTCTGTAACTGGGAAGTTTGTTTGTGTAGCCTCTTTCATAATATCTTTTATATCATGTAAAAAATCATCTTTCTTAAAAGAATAGAATTTAGCATTAGTTAATATAGAAGATAGAGATAGAGATTGACTAATCAAACTAATAGTTTTAAATAAGCTTGTATGAACTCTCATAATAGCACAATCCGAAGTTACTCTTGGACTTATAAAATCATCTTCTTCACAAGCAACTATAATAACTTTTGCTCCAGCTTTAATGGAACGGTCAATACCATCAACCATTGATGTAGTAACAACAATGTCCCCTGGAGTAACATCTTCAAGCTCAGAGATAGCTTTAAGATTTCCAGTGATAATTCCACTTGGGTAAGTTCCACTTACAATAACTCCATCAAGTACATCTTTTAAGTTTTCAAAAGTTGTTTTATATTTTCCAAAAAGGTCTGAATGTTCAAGATTTAAGTATGTATTAGCTATATCTGAAATATGAATCATACCTTTTAATTGTTTCTTTTCATCAACAACAGGAAGGCTGGAAAAATTTTCAACAGTCATAGTATCCAAAGCAGATCTTAAAGATTCATCATAGGATAAAACAGTTTTCTCCACACTTGTTAAATCTGATATTTGTGCACTTACAGTTTTTAAAAATTTAGGAGTTTTTACTCCAAAGTGTTTTAAAACAAATTCAGTCTCTTTATTTATATCTCCAAGACGATAGGGAATAGCAGTAACCCCCATCTCTTTTTTTAATTCAGCAAGAGCAATAGAAGAACAAATTGAATCTGTGTCTGGGTGTCTATGCCCAAAAATTAAAATAGGTTCCATACCAACAATCCTCCTCAATATATTTCTTTAGAATATCTTAGCATTTTTTTTTAACTTCAACAAATATTATTTGCTAAAACATGATATAATATACAAAAATAAAGTGATATATAAGGGAGAAAATAATGGAAAAAATGACACTGAATTTTGGTGAAAACCTAGATAACATAAAGAAAAAAATTGAGAAGATGAGAGAGGATATTTTAAAGTATAACCAATATTACTATACTAATAATGAAAGTCTTATCTCAGATGTTGAATATGACAATCTGATAAAGGAGCTAAAAGAGTTAGAGGAGCAATATCCACAATTTAAAAATGTAGAGTCTCCAACTGAAAAGGTAGGAGCTACAAATTTAAGAGAGAGTAAGTTTCAAAAGGTAACTCATAAAAAACCTATGTTGAGCCTTTCAAATACATATAATGAGGGAGAGATAGGAGATTTTATTGAAAGAGTAAGAAAACTTATTCCAGAGGATAAAGAATTGAAATATGCTTTAGAACTGAAATTAGATGGACTTTCTATAAGTGTGCAATATGAGAAGGGTAAACTTGTAAGGGGAGTAACTAGAGGAGATGGAGCAATAGGGGAAGATGTAACAGAGAATATTATGGAGATTGCAACTATTCCACATGAATTACCAGAGCCATTGGATTTAGAGGTAAGAGGAGAGATTGTTCTACCTTTAAGTAACTTCTTAAAGCTTAATGAGAGAAGAATGGAGGCTGGAGAAGAGGTGTTTGCTAACCCTAGAAATGCTGCAAGTGGAACTTTAAGACAGATAGATTCAAGTATAATAAAAGAGAGAGGATTAGATAGTTATTTCTACTTCTTAGTTGATGCAGAAAAATATGGGGTTAAAACTCATAGTGAAAGTATAAAATTTTTAGAAAAATTAGGATTTAAAACAACTGGGGTATGTGAGGTTTTAGAATCAGCTAGTAAGTTGAAAAAGAGAATAGATTATTGGGAAAAAGAAAAAGAGAATCTTGACTATGAAACTGATGGAATGGTTATAAAGGTTGATGAATTAGAGCTTTGGAATATTTTAGGAAATACTACTAAAAGTCCGAGATGGGCAATAGCATATAAATTTCCAGCTAAGCAAGTGACAACAACAATGTTAGGGGTAACTTGGCAAGTTGGAAGAACAGGAAAGGTTACTCCAGTTGCAGAGCTAGAAGAGGTACTTCTATCAGGTAGTAAGGTAAAGAGAGCAAGTTTACACAACTTCCATGAGATAGAGAGAAAGGATATTAGAATAGGAGATAAGGTATTTATTGAGAAAGCAGCAGAGATAATACCTCAAGTTGTAAAATCTATAAAAGAGTTTAGAGATGGAAGTGAAATTCAAATAGTTGAACCAACAGAGTGTCCAGTTTGTCAAAGTCCAGTGGCTAGAGAGGAAGGTCAAGTAGATATAAAGTGTACTAACCCAAATTGCCCTGGAAAGATAAAGGGAAGAATAGAGTATTTTGTTTCAAGAGATGCTATGAATATAAGTGGTTTTGGTAGCAAGATGGTTGAGAAGATGTTGGAGCTTGGCTTTATAAAAAATGCAGGTGATATATATAATCTTAAATCTCATGAAGAAGAGTTGGTTAAGATTGAAAAAATGGGAAAAAGAAGTGTAGAAAAACTTTTAGAATCAATAGAAGAGAGTAAAAAAAGAGATTATTCAAAGGTGTTGTATGCTTTAGGAATACCATTTATAGGGAAATATTCAGGAAAACTTTTAGCTAATGCAAGTGGAAATATAGATAAGCTTATGAATATGAGTATAGAGGAGCTTATAGAGATAGATGGTGTTGGAGATAAGGGAGCAAAGGCTGTTTATGATTTCTTTAGAGATAGTGAAAATCTACAATTAATAGAGGTATTAAGAGGATATGGATTACAATTTGTTCAAGAGGTTAAAGAGGAGCAAAGCAGTGAAGAGAGAATTTTTGAAGGAAAAACTTTCTTATTTACAGGAACATTAAAAAATTTTAAAAGGGAAGAGATAAAAGAGGAGATTGAAAAACTTGGAGGGAAAAATCTTTCAGCAGTGAGCAAAAACCTTGATTATCTAATTATAGGGGAGAAAGCAGGAAGTAAATTAAAAAAAGCTCAAGAATTAGGAACAGTTAAAATTTTAACAGAAGATGAATTTTTAGAAATCTGTGGAAAAAAGTAATAAAAATTAGATAAATAATTACCTTAGATTGACTATCTGACCGATTTATGGTAGCATATATCTTGATAAAGTGTCAGAATAATAATTATTAAAGAGAGGAATCAAAGGATGATAGGAGAAATTTTCAAAAAGATATTTGGGACTAAAAATGATAGAGAGATAAAGAGAATTAGAAAAATAGTTGATGCTATCAATAAACTTGAACCAGATTTCCAAAAACTTACTGATGAACAACTTAGAGAAAAAACAGCTTATTTTAAAGAAAGATTATCACAAGGTGAGACACTTGATGCAATTCTTCCAGAAGCATTTGCAACTGTAAGAGAGGCATCAAAAAGAGTTCTTGGACTTAGACACTATGATGTACAACTTATAGGGGGAATCGTTCTTCATGAAGGAAAGATAACTGAAATGAAAACAGGAGAAGGTAAAACTCTTGTGGCAACTTGTCCAGTTTACTTAAATGCTTTAACTGGAAAAGGGGTTCACATCATCACAGTTAACGACTATCTAGCTGCTAGAGATAGAGATATGATGGGAAGAGTATATGAATTCTTAGGATTAACTTCAGGAGTAATCTTAAATGGATTAAATACAGAAGCTAGAAAAGCTGCATATAATAGTGATATTACATATGGAACAAACTCTGAGTTTGGTTTTGACTATTTAAGAGATAATATGGTTGGAAGTGCAGATGAAAAGGTTCAAAGAGAGTTAAACTACTGTATAGTTGACGAAGTTGACTCGATTTTAATTGATGAGGCTAGAACTCCATTGATAATTTCAGGAGCTGCAAGTGAAACAACAAAATGGTATAAGATATTCTATCAAATAGTTTCTATGTTAAGTAGAAGTTATGAAACAGAAGGAATTAAAGATATAAAAGCTAAAAAAGAAATGAATATCCCACCTGAAAAATGGGGAGATTATGAAGTTGATGAAAAGGCTAAGAATATAGTTCTTACTGAAAAAGGGGTAGCAAAAGTTGAAAAACTTCTAAAAATAGATAACCTATACTCTCCTGAAAATGTAGAGTTAACTCACTATTTAAACCAAGCCTTAAAAGCTAAAGAGCTATTTAAAAGAGATAAAGATTACCTTGTAAGAGAGGGACAAGTAATAATTATAGATGAGTTTACTGGAAGAGCTATGGAAGGAAGAAGATATTCAGATGGACTTCACCAAGCTATTGAAGCTAAAGAGGGAGTAAATATTGCTGGAGAAAACCAAACTCTTGCATCTATTACACTTCAAAACTACTTTAGAATGTATGAAAAACTTTCAGGAATGACAGGAACTGCTGAAACAGAAGCTGCTGAATTTGTACATACTTATGGACTTGAAGTAATAGTTATCCCTACAAATAAGCCAGTACAAAGAATAGATCATCCAGATTTAGTTTATAAAACTCACAAAGAGAAGATAAATGCTATTATAGCCAGAATTGAAGAGTTGCATGCTAAAGGACAACCAGTTCTTGTTGGTACAATCTCAATTAAAAGTTCAGAAGATCTGTCAGAACTTTTAAAAGCTAGAAAAATACCACACAATGTATTAAATGCTAAGTTCCATGCTAAAGAGGCTGAAATAGTAGCTCAAGCAGGAAGATATGGAGCTGTTACTATTGCTACAAACATGGCAGGTAGAGGAACAGATATTATGCTTGGAGGAAACCCAGAGTTCTTAGCAATTGAAGAAGTTGGAAGCAGAGATGCTGAAAACTATAATGAAGTATTAGAAAAATATAAAGTTCAATGTGATGCTGAAAGAGAAAAAGTAATGGCTCTTGGAGGATTATTTATCCTAGGAACAGAAAGACATGAGTCTAGAAGAATAGATAACCAATTAAGAGGAAGAGCAGGAAGACAAGGAGACC from Fusobacterium varium encodes the following:
- a CDS encoding AbgT family transporter, which translates into the protein MEQNLQAKKTSRLDKFLNFVEVAGNKLPHPVAMFFGFFVITIIFSFILSKMGVSVTYSEISKTTGEVVRKTTTVQNLLTSSGIRGIFTSAVKNFTGHAALGSIVVAMLGVGLADGTGLLSSLIKKLVLSTPKVLVSAIVVFAGVMSNIASDAGYVVLIPLGAVIFASFGRHPLAGIAAAFAGVSGGFSANLLIGTTDPLLGGISTSAAQIVLPGYSVDATANYFFMFASTFLITIIGAWLTDKVVEPRLGEYTGPKLEVDANSELTAQERKGLRVSLLSIIIFVIVILFMVLPENAIFKLTEKEIAEFVKANHRQPGTMELLKPFFGQSIVFVLMLAFFIPGLCYGVTAGTVKSHKDVIKALVKAMSSCGQVFVIIFISAQFVYVFTKSNIGIVIAVNLANILKDMGVTGVAAAVGLIFLTAFVNLFIGGASSKWLMLSPVFIPMFVELGLTPEYTQLAYRIGDSTTNIISPLMSYFPIIVGFAAKYSKNEEDMGMGTIIAMMLPYSMAFLFAWTGLFLIWTFLGLPIGPGVKMFM
- the secA gene encoding preprotein translocase subunit SecA, which translates into the protein MIGEIFKKIFGTKNDREIKRIRKIVDAINKLEPDFQKLTDEQLREKTAYFKERLSQGETLDAILPEAFATVREASKRVLGLRHYDVQLIGGIVLHEGKITEMKTGEGKTLVATCPVYLNALTGKGVHIITVNDYLAARDRDMMGRVYEFLGLTSGVILNGLNTEARKAAYNSDITYGTNSEFGFDYLRDNMVGSADEKVQRELNYCIVDEVDSILIDEARTPLIISGAASETTKWYKIFYQIVSMLSRSYETEGIKDIKAKKEMNIPPEKWGDYEVDEKAKNIVLTEKGVAKVEKLLKIDNLYSPENVELTHYLNQALKAKELFKRDKDYLVREGQVIIIDEFTGRAMEGRRYSDGLHQAIEAKEGVNIAGENQTLASITLQNYFRMYEKLSGMTGTAETEAAEFVHTYGLEVIVIPTNKPVQRIDHPDLVYKTHKEKINAIIARIEELHAKGQPVLVGTISIKSSEDLSELLKARKIPHNVLNAKFHAKEAEIVAQAGRYGAVTIATNMAGRGTDIMLGGNPEFLAIEEVGSRDAENYNEVLEKYKVQCDAEREKVMALGGLFILGTERHESRRIDNQLRGRAGRQGDPGASEFYLSLEDDLMRLFGSDRVKTVMEKLGLPEGEPITHSMINKAIANAQTKIESRNFGIRKNLLEFDDVMNKQRTAIYASRNEAMLKDDLKETILHMLRDTIHKTVVERFVGEYKEDWDIQGLADFLHERYGYTINDLNEYKSTSIENYSEKLYNEIVKEYEEKENRIGSDMMRRLEKYILFEVVDSRWREHLKSLDGLREGIYLRAYGQRDPIVEYKLLSGELYEKMLETIKEQTTSFLFKVIVRSPEEEMAPREEATRVQDNSEEVEAGADGEIKGDDPCPCGSGKKYKNCCGRL
- a CDS encoding putative manganese-dependent inorganic diphosphatase, whose amino-acid sequence is MEPILIFGHRHPDTDSICSSIALAELKKEMGVTAIPYRLGDINKETEFVLKHFGVKTPKFLKTVSAQISDLTSVEKTVLSYDESLRSALDTMTVENFSSLPVVDEKKQLKGMIHISDIANTYLNLEHSDLFGKYKTTFENLKDVLDGVIVSGTYPSGIITGNLKAISELEDVTPGDIVVTTSMVDGIDRSIKAGAKVIIVACEEDDFISPRVTSDCAIMRVHTSLFKTISLISQSLSLSSILTNAKFYSFKKDDFLHDIKDIMKEATQTNFPVTEKDGTVYGTIRTKNLINFTRKQVILVDHNERAHSVDGLQDAKILQVIDHHKFGNFITDEPVKINAEIVGCTCTIVYELFKDARVVPSKKAAGLMMSAILSDTLLFKSPTCTQKDIDTVKELSQICEIHDYEEYGMNMLIAGTSLANRTPFEILTTDMKEFSMNGIHMAIAQINTVDVAGVLSKQVDLEKTMKEINKNANYSMFILVITDIIKSGSFAIVVGDFPELVERAFSVKLENNTAWLEGVVSRKKQVVPFLMAASQSLE
- the ligA gene encoding NAD-dependent DNA ligase LigA gives rise to the protein MEKMTLNFGENLDNIKKKIEKMREDILKYNQYYYTNNESLISDVEYDNLIKELKELEEQYPQFKNVESPTEKVGATNLRESKFQKVTHKKPMLSLSNTYNEGEIGDFIERVRKLIPEDKELKYALELKLDGLSISVQYEKGKLVRGVTRGDGAIGEDVTENIMEIATIPHELPEPLDLEVRGEIVLPLSNFLKLNERRMEAGEEVFANPRNAASGTLRQIDSSIIKERGLDSYFYFLVDAEKYGVKTHSESIKFLEKLGFKTTGVCEVLESASKLKKRIDYWEKEKENLDYETDGMVIKVDELELWNILGNTTKSPRWAIAYKFPAKQVTTTMLGVTWQVGRTGKVTPVAELEEVLLSGSKVKRASLHNFHEIERKDIRIGDKVFIEKAAEIIPQVVKSIKEFRDGSEIQIVEPTECPVCQSPVAREEGQVDIKCTNPNCPGKIKGRIEYFVSRDAMNISGFGSKMVEKMLELGFIKNAGDIYNLKSHEEELVKIEKMGKRSVEKLLESIEESKKRDYSKVLYALGIPFIGKYSGKLLANASGNIDKLMNMSIEELIEIDGVGDKGAKAVYDFFRDSENLQLIEVLRGYGLQFVQEVKEEQSSEERIFEGKTFLFTGTLKNFKREEIKEEIEKLGGKNLSAVSKNLDYLIIGEKAGSKLKKAQELGTVKILTEDEFLEICGKK